One segment of Deltaproteobacteria bacterium CG11_big_fil_rev_8_21_14_0_20_49_13 DNA contains the following:
- a CDS encoding ZIP family metal transporter, whose translation MVTIWLYTLLSVVVVSLLSLIGAFFLSVKDDSFRKILLYLVSFSTGSLFGDVFIHIFPEIARTSGFGITTSVSVLAGIFIFFALEKFIYWQHCHADTCEEHPHPVAYTNLFGDGMHNFIDGMIIAGSYLADVKLGLATTLAVVLHEIPTEMGHYSILIYAGFTKKKALWFNFLSALTAIVGGIVTLIAYKHVAGLTQFLLPLTAGGFIYLAGSDLIPELHKEHDIKKSLMQMVMIGLGVGLMFLMLIAE comes from the coding sequence ATGGTAACTATCTGGTTGTACACGCTTTTAAGCGTGGTCGTTGTGAGTCTCCTATCTCTGATAGGAGCATTCTTTTTGAGCGTTAAGGACGACTCCTTCCGAAAGATACTCCTTTATCTGGTCAGCTTTTCAACAGGCTCCCTCTTTGGCGATGTCTTCATCCACATCTTTCCGGAAATAGCAAGAACGTCCGGATTTGGCATCACGACCTCGGTCTCCGTGCTCGCCGGAATATTCATTTTTTTCGCACTCGAGAAATTCATCTACTGGCAACACTGCCATGCCGACACATGCGAAGAACATCCTCACCCGGTCGCCTACACGAACCTCTTCGGCGACGGCATGCACAACTTCATAGACGGAATGATAATAGCCGGAAGCTATCTTGCCGACGTAAAGCTCGGGCTGGCAACCACACTGGCCGTGGTTTTGCACGAGATACCGACAGAAATGGGTCACTACTCCATTCTCATCTACGCCGGATTCACGAAAAAGAAGGCGCTTTGGTTCAACTTTCTTTCCGCATTAACGGCGATAGTCGGAGGCATTGTGACCCTCATCGCATATAAGCACGTTGCGGGACTTACCCAGTTCCTTCTTCCACTCACCGCCGGAGGATTCATCTATCTTGCGGGAAGCGATCTGATACCGGAACTTCACAAGGAGCACGATATCAAAAAGTCGCTCATGCAGATGGTGATGATAGGCCTGGGCGTAGGCCTTATGTTCCTGATGCTGATCGCCGAGTAA
- the thiL gene encoding thiamine-phosphate kinase, which produces MLRMTQYRMNEFELIKMVTHGAPVSLDGLVCGVGDDCSVVTGHGGRDYLITTDALFEGVHFRPDWISPKTLGRKALAVNISDIAAMGGRPLYYLVTIGVPDKFPVKDIEALFDGMKATASAHRMHIIGGDTCGSKKGLLISITAIGEVEHAKCLYRKGATPGDVVYVTGTFGGSALGLSCLEKGLRGIEMREYIRRHDEPTPRVSTGLWLASSSCVSSMIDVSDGLAGDLGHIAEMSGVGIKVHADAIPLPEGFIRAAASCQKDPRALALTGGEDYELAFTVSKNKEALFEKMLKVVLPTFNHKIAKIGDVIEGKGVGVIDMHGAHLPLVSKGFEHRF; this is translated from the coding sequence ATGCTCAGGATGACACAATATCGTATGAACGAGTTCGAACTTATAAAAATGGTCACGCACGGGGCCCCTGTTTCGCTTGACGGACTCGTCTGCGGGGTGGGTGATGACTGTTCGGTCGTTACGGGCCACGGGGGAAGGGATTATCTCATCACCACCGACGCCCTTTTTGAGGGGGTTCATTTTCGCCCCGATTGGATAAGTCCTAAAACCTTAGGCCGCAAGGCGTTGGCCGTTAATATCAGCGATATCGCTGCGATGGGAGGCAGGCCCTTATATTATCTCGTGACGATAGGTGTGCCCGACAAGTTTCCCGTTAAGGATATCGAGGCGCTCTTCGACGGAATGAAGGCGACTGCATCTGCTCATAGAATGCACATTATAGGTGGAGATACCTGTGGTAGCAAGAAGGGGCTACTTATCTCGATCACTGCGATAGGAGAGGTAGAACACGCAAAGTGTCTGTACAGAAAAGGCGCCACGCCGGGCGATGTCGTTTATGTTACGGGAACCTTTGGCGGATCGGCCTTGGGACTTTCTTGTCTTGAAAAAGGGCTACGCGGAATTGAAATGAGGGAATATATAAGGCGACACGATGAACCGACCCCGAGGGTCTCTACAGGCCTCTGGCTTGCGTCGTCTTCCTGCGTCTCTTCTATGATAGATGTCAGCGATGGTCTCGCAGGTGATCTGGGGCATATAGCCGAGATGTCCGGCGTAGGAATAAAGGTACACGCCGACGCCATACCGCTTCCGGAAGGTTTTATTCGGGCGGCGGCGTCCTGCCAGAAAGATCCGCGCGCCCTTGCCCTTACGGGAGGCGAGGATTACGAGCTTGCCTTTACGGTCTCAAAGAACAAAGAGGCCCTCTTTGAAAAGATGCTAAAGGTAGTTCTCCCGACGTTCAATCATAAGATAGCGAAGATAGGAGATGTTATAGAGGGTAAAGGTGTTGGGGTGATCGATATGCACGGCGCCCATCTGCCTCTGGTGTCAAAGGGTTTCGAACACAGATTTTAA
- a CDS encoding TIGR00299 family protein: MIAYFDCYSGVAGDMIIGAMLDAGLPINYLKKQLNRLSLHGYDLSRKIERRGMIGGVNFQVRLSGQHHRHTGFKDIKRMISSSRLSSPAKDISTAIFETLGLAEAHVHRTSIDKVHFHEVGAIDSIVDIVGAAIGIEYFGFDSIYASEIPMSRGWVKCGHGRMPVPAPATLEILKGVPVISSSVKDEIVTPTGAAILRTIVAEFGINPVSKIKKVGYGLGDKVFKEIPNSLRLLIGEGEPLVVIEANIDDMNPQIYEYLIERLLEKGAVDVTISPALMKKRRPASILSVLCRDHDRDGLVRTILEETTSLGVRHYRVERKILEREFKVVRTKFGNVTVKIAKDGKNVLNVSPEYEDCKKIARIRKVPLKNVMLEALNAWKRSD; this comes from the coding sequence ATGATAGCATATTTCGACTGTTATTCGGGTGTCGCCGGCGACATGATAATCGGTGCGATGCTCGATGCAGGGCTTCCCATTAATTATTTAAAGAAACAATTGAACCGCCTCTCCTTGCATGGTTATGACCTTTCAAGGAAGATCGAGCGGCGAGGAATGATAGGCGGCGTTAATTTTCAGGTAAGGCTTTCCGGGCAGCATCATCGCCACACGGGTTTTAAAGATATAAAGAGGATGATATCTTCCTCAAGGCTCTCTTCGCCGGCCAAAGATATATCGACCGCAATATTTGAAACGCTTGGCCTGGCCGAGGCCCATGTTCATAGAACATCGATCGATAAGGTCCACTTTCATGAAGTGGGGGCGATAGATTCGATAGTCGATATCGTAGGCGCCGCTATAGGAATAGAATATTTCGGCTTCGATTCCATTTATGCATCGGAGATACCCATGAGCCGCGGATGGGTCAAGTGTGGGCACGGAAGGATGCCGGTGCCGGCCCCCGCGACGCTTGAGATATTAAAGGGCGTTCCGGTTATCAGCTCTTCTGTAAAAGACGAGATAGTAACACCCACAGGGGCCGCGATCTTAAGAACGATAGTTGCCGAGTTCGGGATAAATCCAGTTTCAAAGATAAAAAAGGTCGGCTACGGTCTTGGCGATAAGGTCTTTAAAGAGATACCCAACTCTTTAAGGCTTCTTATAGGTGAGGGCGAGCCGCTTGTTGTGATCGAAGCCAATATCGACGACATGAACCCGCAGATCTACGAATATCTGATAGAGCGGCTTCTTGAAAAAGGTGCGGTAGATGTCACCATAAGCCCTGCGCTCATGAAGAAAAGACGCCCCGCATCTATCCTCTCGGTTCTTTGCCGCGATCACGACAGAGACGGACTTGTGAGAACGATACTTGAAGAGACGACATCGCTCGGTGTCAGGCATTACAGGGTAGAAAGAAAGATACTTGAGCGTGAGTTCAAGGTTGTCAGAACAAAGTTCGGTAACGTGACCGTTAAGATAGCCAAGGACGGCAAGAACGTTCTGAACGTAAGCCCAGAATACGAAGATTGCAAGAAGATCGCCCGTATCAGGAAGGTTCCGCTTAAAAATGTGATGTTGGAAGCCTTGAATGCATGGAAAAGGTCAGACTAA
- the grpE gene encoding nucleotide exchange factor GrpE encodes MKNKVEQLKEMMKKKKEAEEKGSGVQGIGSGEKQDPDNAEPLANTDELSNQIKAAEDEAKEHHDKLLRVMAEFENFKKRIEREKMEQAKYANQSLLHDLLPVMDDFDRVLEHIPKDPSPEIAGIADGVKIIQNHFIVALSKHGLVTLDSEPGQTFDPNFHDAVANIGSEQPEGTLAMVHRKGWKLHDRVIRPATVSVSKGKE; translated from the coding sequence ATGAAGAACAAGGTGGAACAATTAAAAGAGATGATGAAGAAGAAAAAAGAGGCGGAGGAAAAAGGGTCCGGGGTCCAAGGTATAGGGTCTGGTGAAAAACAAGATCCAGATAATGCCGAACCTCTTGCGAACACCGATGAGCTGTCAAACCAGATAAAGGCCGCGGAGGATGAGGCGAAAGAACATCACGACAAGCTCTTGCGGGTGATGGCCGAGTTCGAGAATTTCAAGAAGCGGATAGAGCGCGAAAAAATGGAACAGGCGAAATACGCTAACCAGTCGCTCCTTCACGACCTTCTGCCCGTAATGGACGACTTTGACCGGGTACTGGAACACATTCCAAAAGATCCGTCTCCGGAAATCGCCGGGATAGCCGACGGAGTGAAGATCATCCAGAACCACTTTATTGTAGCGCTCTCAAAACACGGGCTTGTGACTCTAGACTCAGAGCCGGGCCAAACGTTCGACCCCAACTTTCACGATGCGGTGGCCAATATCGGTTCCGAACAACCCGAAGGGACGCTGGCTATGGTCCACCGAAAGGGATGGAAGCTTCACGACAGGGTCATACGTCCGGCGACCGTTAGCGTTTCGAAGGGGAAGGAATAA
- the hrcA gene encoding heat-inducible transcription repressor HrcA codes for MIKLNSRDIDILSLLVSEYVATATPVGSVNLAGRFNLGLSSATVRNVLAKLEDLGLLMHPHTSAGRLPTPAGLRFYVNTIINRRALTQDERSAIERQFTNSHSSVENILKRTTKILSLVSSYTGLVVMPKPQGMTFKHMEFIPLSTGKLLGIFISREGLVHNRVIDIGDEYSYPELEKISNYCNRSFYGCSLEDALKKVSEEFEKERTNYDKLLAKALLWSKELLVEASESELLVQGESLFLNEPEFADVEKLKHVMEELEEKKNIMHLLNRSMESEEVCVFIGAETGVEAVSDCSIVTTPYKKEGKVVGTLGVIGPTRMNYSRVIPTVDFTARLVSDILGK; via the coding sequence ATGATAAAGCTAAACTCCAGAGACATAGACATTTTAAGCCTGCTTGTTTCGGAATATGTCGCAACGGCAACACCTGTCGGAAGCGTTAACCTCGCTGGCAGGTTCAACCTCGGCCTTTCCAGTGCTACGGTTCGGAACGTCCTTGCAAAACTCGAAGATCTGGGACTTTTAATGCATCCCCACACCTCGGCCGGCAGGCTTCCGACCCCTGCGGGGCTTAGATTCTACGTTAACACGATAATCAACAGGCGTGCGCTTACCCAAGACGAACGATCGGCAATTGAAAGACAGTTCACCAACTCCCATTCGAGCGTCGAAAATATCCTTAAACGGACCACCAAGATATTATCGCTGGTTTCCAGTTACACCGGACTTGTCGTAATGCCAAAACCGCAAGGGATGACCTTTAAACATATGGAGTTCATTCCCCTTTCTACCGGAAAACTCCTTGGCATATTTATTTCCCGCGAAGGCCTTGTTCATAACCGGGTGATAGACATAGGCGATGAATATTCATACCCCGAGCTCGAGAAGATATCCAATTATTGCAACAGATCCTTTTATGGGTGTTCGCTCGAAGACGCGCTCAAAAAAGTCTCGGAAGAATTCGAAAAAGAGAGGACAAACTACGATAAACTGCTCGCCAAGGCCCTTTTGTGGTCCAAAGAGCTCCTTGTGGAGGCCTCAGAGAGCGAGCTCTTGGTGCAGGGTGAATCTTTATTTCTCAACGAACCTGAATTCGCCGATGTGGAAAAATTGAAACATGTCATGGAAGAGCTTGAAGAAAAGAAGAATATAATGCATCTTTTGAACCGTTCGATGGAGAGCGAAGAGGTCTGCGTCTTTATAGGCGCCGAAACCGGGGTCGAAGCGGTCTCGGACTGCAGTATCGTAACTACTCCTTACAAAAAAGAAGGAAAGGTGGTAGGAACGTTGGGAGTTATAGGCCCTACGCGGATGAACTATTCAAGGGTGATACCAACTGTTGATTTTACAGCAAGGCTTGTTAGTGATATATTGGGAAAGTAG
- a CDS encoding phosphoenolpyruvate synthase, with translation MQDAIRVIGSGAIGGKATGFWKARSYILSEEVLKKHPSFEKVIYFPRTICIATDLFDEFIAVNYLKSSLEACNSGSFEDYKRFEEAVLLGKFPDTIDEKFSDIWEGMTYPLAVRSSSVLEDRTGTSFAGKYTTVFIANTGSREERWRQLSTAIKIVYASIGHPNAIEYRRKHGYLEQIEKMAVMIQRAVGQEYKGYFFPLLAGVGFSQNGYCWHSEVVKEDGLVRVVFGLGTRAVGRGYARLFSPGHPTSRPEGHEAPQIEKYSQATMDVLDLKNNSLKAMGFNEVVHDGFDCYPGAEKLFSLRDGQTMYVPATKLWVPNHKPVLTFDGILQQPWAGVHFPRLMRDVMQTLEEGLGCPVDMEFAGELEDGQFRLNILQARPLTQREEHNPEELPEVKSEDIIFKSSRDVPTGSVHNIEYIVHVSPERYFACALDERHTVARVVGGVNKVLFGKRFILVGPGRWGSSKVELGVPATYSEICNATMLIELAAGRYAPEVSYGTHFFQDLIEDGILYVPVFPEEEGAIYNTELFKRHNSFNELIANLHDREFSKTISIIHVPTVSGGRYAHAVLNGILEKGIIYLK, from the coding sequence ATGCAAGATGCGATAAGGGTCATAGGCAGCGGGGCGATAGGAGGCAAGGCGACCGGCTTCTGGAAGGCCCGCTCATACATACTCTCCGAAGAGGTGCTAAAAAAACACCCTTCCTTTGAAAAGGTCATCTATTTCCCAAGAACGATATGCATCGCCACCGACCTCTTTGACGAGTTCATCGCCGTAAATTATCTCAAGTCCTCTCTTGAAGCATGCAACTCAGGCTCATTCGAAGATTACAAGAGGTTCGAAGAGGCGGTCCTGCTCGGGAAGTTTCCTGACACGATAGATGAAAAGTTCTCTGACATCTGGGAGGGAATGACCTATCCGCTGGCGGTGAGATCATCCAGCGTTCTGGAAGACCGGACCGGCACGTCCTTTGCCGGAAAGTACACGACCGTTTTCATAGCGAACACGGGCTCACGCGAAGAACGCTGGCGGCAGCTTTCAACCGCTATAAAGATCGTCTATGCAAGCATAGGCCACCCCAATGCCATCGAATACAGAAGAAAGCACGGCTATCTTGAACAGATTGAAAAGATGGCGGTGATGATACAGCGCGCGGTGGGTCAGGAATATAAAGGGTATTTCTTTCCACTGCTTGCGGGAGTGGGTTTCTCACAGAACGGATACTGCTGGCATTCAGAGGTCGTAAAAGAGGACGGATTGGTTCGCGTCGTCTTTGGCCTTGGTACCCGCGCTGTAGGAAGGGGCTACGCGAGACTTTTCTCGCCGGGCCATCCCACTTCGCGCCCCGAAGGACACGAAGCTCCGCAAATAGAAAAATATTCCCAAGCCACAATGGACGTTCTGGACCTCAAGAACAACTCTCTCAAAGCGATGGGTTTCAATGAGGTGGTCCACGACGGCTTCGACTGCTACCCCGGTGCAGAAAAACTATTCTCACTTCGCGACGGACAAACGATGTACGTGCCCGCAACAAAGCTCTGGGTGCCGAACCACAAGCCGGTTCTCACGTTTGACGGGATATTGCAACAACCGTGGGCTGGCGTTCACTTCCCGCGATTGATGCGCGACGTTATGCAGACACTTGAAGAGGGACTTGGCTGTCCTGTCGATATGGAATTTGCAGGAGAACTTGAAGATGGCCAGTTCAGGCTGAACATCCTTCAGGCGAGGCCGTTGACACAACGGGAAGAACACAATCCTGAAGAGCTTCCGGAGGTCAAAAGCGAGGATATCATTTTCAAGTCCAGCAGAGATGTTCCTACAGGCTCTGTCCACAATATCGAATATATCGTACACGTATCCCCCGAAAGATATTTCGCGTGCGCGCTCGACGAACGCCACACAGTCGCAAGGGTGGTTGGCGGGGTCAACAAGGTCCTTTTCGGCAAGCGTTTCATACTTGTCGGCCCCGGCAGGTGGGGATCGAGCAAGGTGGAGCTTGGCGTTCCCGCCACATATTCCGAAATATGCAATGCCACCATGTTGATAGAACTTGCCGCCGGAAGATACGCGCCGGAGGTCTCTTACGGCACGCATTTCTTTCAGGACCTGATCGAGGACGGCATACTTTATGTCCCGGTCTTTCCAGAAGAAGAGGGCGCTATTTACAATACCGAGTTATTCAAGAGGCATAACTCGTTCAATGAGCTGATAGCTAATTTACATGACAGGGAATTCTCAAAGACGATCTCCATCATCCATGTGCCGACCGTTTCGGGCGGAAGATACGCGCACGCCGTGCTAAATGGAATCCTGGAGAAGGGGATCATCTACCTTAAATGA
- a CDS encoding glutamate dehydrogenase gives MTEQLNPFKIAQAQLDEAAKLLGLDSGTHAMLREPMRELHVSIPVRMDNGQVKVFKGFRVQYNDARGPCKGGIRFHPEETIDTVRALSAWMTWKTAVVNIPLGGGKGGIICNPKEMSANELEKLSRGYMRQVSRIVGIDKDCPAPDVYTTPQIMAWMVDEFETIYQRHEPGMITGKPIPVGGSLGRNDATARGGIYTVREAAKGLGIEPSKATYAIQGFGNAGQYAATLMKEVLGSSRCIAASDSKGGVYCEQGMDPHQLVKYKLETGKVEGFPGSKPITNEELLELNVDILFPSALENVITTKNADKIKAKISAELANGPTTPEADEILYKKGCFVIPDFLCNAGGVTVSYFEMVQNAYNHYWEVDEVYKKLDAKMTKAFHDVYDMHKKHKVHMRSAAYLVSVQRVAEAMKLRGWV, from the coding sequence ATGACAGAACAGTTAAACCCGTTCAAGATCGCGCAGGCACAGTTGGACGAAGCCGCCAAACTTTTGGGCCTTGACTCCGGCACTCACGCAATGTTGCGCGAACCGATGAGAGAGCTTCACGTCTCCATTCCCGTAAGAATGGATAACGGACAGGTGAAGGTCTTCAAAGGTTTCCGAGTGCAATACAATGATGCCCGCGGCCCCTGCAAGGGCGGCATCCGCTTCCATCCGGAAGAAACTATCGATACGGTCCGCGCCCTCTCGGCATGGATGACATGGAAAACGGCCGTGGTGAACATCCCCCTCGGCGGAGGCAAGGGCGGCATAATCTGCAATCCAAAAGAGATGTCGGCGAACGAACTTGAAAAGCTTTCGCGCGGATATATGAGACAGGTGTCAAGGATAGTCGGCATAGATAAGGACTGCCCGGCACCTGATGTCTACACCACACCTCAGATCATGGCATGGATGGTGGATGAGTTCGAGACCATCTATCAGCGTCATGAACCGGGGATGATAACCGGGAAGCCAATTCCGGTAGGCGGATCGCTCGGAAGGAACGATGCAACCGCAAGGGGCGGAATATATACGGTTCGTGAAGCCGCAAAGGGACTGGGAATCGAGCCTTCAAAGGCAACATATGCGATCCAGGGCTTCGGTAACGCCGGTCAGTACGCTGCAACGTTAATGAAGGAAGTGCTCGGAAGCAGCCGGTGCATCGCGGCCAGCGACTCTAAAGGCGGCGTCTACTGCGAACAGGGGATGGACCCACATCAACTTGTTAAGTACAAACTGGAAACGGGTAAGGTAGAAGGATTCCCCGGAAGCAAGCCCATAACGAACGAAGAGCTTTTAGAACTTAACGTTGATATCCTCTTCCCGTCGGCGCTTGAGAACGTTATCACCACAAAGAACGCCGATAAGATCAAGGCTAAGATCTCGGCAGAACTTGCGAACGGCCCGACAACGCCTGAGGCAGATGAGATACTCTATAAAAAGGGATGTTTTGTGATACCCGACTTTCTCTGCAACGCGGGAGGGGTCACGGTCTCTTATTTTGAAATGGTGCAAAACGCCTACAATCACTACTGGGAAGTTGACGAGGTCTACAAGAAACTTGACGCAAAGATGACAAAGGCCTTTCACGATGTTTACGATATGCACAAGAAACACAAGGTCCACATGAGAAGCGCGGCATACCTTGTTTCTGTGCAGAGAGTGGCCGAGGCGATGAAACTGCGCGGATGGGTGTGA